The DNA region aagaactcaatccaagtctcccacatgggtgaaaagaGCCAGATTACTGAGCCATTaatattgcctcccagggtctgcatttttaggaagctggagccatgagctggagccaggtatagCTCCCAGGCAGCTGTTGCAGAACACAGGTATGCTAACTGCTAGGCTTAACATCTACTCCTGCTACAGAGCTTTGAGGGAAAATATTGTGCTCTAAGAGAAGCTGCATTCAGGCAGGCTGCTCTCTGTCTGTGAAGGCCATTGAATGAAATTCTGTGATATCCACAGACTCCAAAACTGTTTCACCAACagattctttttgaaaaacttaCTTGACCTCATCCAACCAGTCAAGAAGTAAATCAAAATGAGGCCAAGGATGGGAAAACGTCCAAGGGGAAGCACTAAAAGAAGCTTACTACCGAAGAGGAAATGATTGTTGCAAATTTGGTCACAAACTAAATGCAACTAAAGCTTCTGAGAAATTCTCAATTTTGagattgtaataaaaataaattaacaattgAAAAGAGGGGAATAGAAAAATGATCATAGATAGTGATTTGAActgaatcaaacccaggtgctctgatgtgagacacgGGCATTtgaaccactaagctaaatgcctgctccactttttaaaattttgtatttaagaAGTGGCTATGATTCTAAAAGTTTGCATATGTGAGGACTGTTAGTGTTGTGTGTGTAACTTGGTTTGTAATGTCAGTTCATCCCTcaagcatttactgagcactgAATTGCACACAGCACTGTTCTGTTTTGTTCAGGGAGCCAAAAGCATACTGCAGTTACAGTTTCCACCCTGCACAGCTCTGATTTAATACCACAAGATGACCCGAAGTTAATACAttacatctttctctctttctctgaaagccAAACAAACGCTGAAAAATGAAAATCGATCAGAAGTCACTGTGCTGCACAGCTGACTTCAGATGGCTGCTACCACCACTGCTTCTCCTCCCTCTGAGCAGCTCCGCCCCTTAGACCCAGCTGAGGACAGCTGGCAACACCCCATCTAGCTCACTTCCAAAGTCGTACTGGAGGGCTTCGGTTTCCCCTGATTCTGTATTTCTACTTACTCAAGTAGGACGGATGAGCAGCAGGAACACATGACGTAGGATCAGTCAGGAGAactgaatttgaatcctggcCTGGTCACTCAAGTGAGAACTTGAGAAAGTCACTTAATCTCTCTGGACCTATGCAGAACAGACACTGCCGAGCTCACCTCTCTGGAATGTCCTGAGAATCAGATGAGCAGACTACCTGTGTCCGTTGAGAGCCAGATTCTTGGAACATGCATATTCTCAGTAAACCTCCCATGAATATGAATCTCATTTCTTCTGCACGGGACAAATGTAATAAACAATTATAGTATGGTAAGCCAAAAGCCCCTGAAGGATTGTCTCTTGTATTCAGTTTACAGCTAAGACCCCTAAGGCTGGAGTACTTAAGTGACTCCTCCCATCAATGACAATGACATAATTAAAACTACGTATGAGCTGCGGTACATTAGCCTACATATTCCCTTCCCAATCAAATACTCTTAAAATATAATTCTCAACATTATTCTCCGGTTAAAAGGccttagtggccggcgccgtggctcaataggctaatcctctgcctgaggtgccggcactctgggttctagtcccggttggggcaccggattctgtcccggttgcaactcttccaggccagctctctgctgtggccagggagtgcagtggaggatggcccaagttcttgggccctgaaccctcacaggagaccaggagaagcacctggctcctggcttcggatcagcgcagtgcaccagccacagcaggccggccacggcggccattggaaggtgaaccaatggcaaaggaaaacctttctctctgtctctctctctcactgtccactctgcctgtccaaaaaaaaaggccTTAGTAACAGCCAATGGACTGCCAAGTTCAGCTCATCATCTTACCTTCCTAACTGTAGGTCTTCTAATACTAGTCCTGAAATCTTCTTTCTTATTTCATCTTCAGTGTCTCCCTCCATGCAGCCTGCAATCCAGCAAACTAGTTTATTTTCTGGGCTAGGTGCATGCTACCCTGTAAACCCCATGAAGGAAGTGACTGGATTACTCTTGCTTTGTCCGTAGGACCTCACCGGATGCCTGGCTCATAGTGGAAGCTCAATAAATGCTTCATAATGTTCTTAATGGTGAATGTCATCATTATGATGATGATAACTTCAAAGTCAAAATAGTGAACATAAACTACATAATagtagaaaaataagcaaaaccaTTGGTCAATAGCCAGTGTACTGTGTATTTGCTATCTCTTATAAACCTTATGAAAATCCAATCAGGTGTATTCTGTCCTTATTCCTTCTTGCTGATGAGGATACCAAGGCTCAGATGTAACTAACTTCTCTGGAACTGGAtgatttactcattcatttgtaTATTCAGGACATAGCTTTATCAATGAGACAAAACAGGGACAGAATTCTCCACCTCAGAGTTACCAGCATCTCAAGTCATGAGTGGGGTAAGGTCATCTCGGGAGTGAGAGGGGAGATAAGAGGAGAGGGGGAGTGTGAGTAtgcagagatggaaagaaaggagGGTGGTCGTGCCTAGGGTGCTCACCAGTGCAGAGCAGGAGGTGAGGGGTTGAGGCGAGGCCACAGGCACAGAAGGAGCAGCCAGTGAGGCaagtgaaaagcagagtgagaacaTGTCCCAGAGGTGCTGCTTGACCTCCAGTTCAGACGGCTGAGTGCAGAAACAGGGGAGGGCAGTGATCTTTGGATGAATGCCTCTGATAGGCTGGGCAACAACAGTACCAACAACAGACCCAGGACGTGGAGAGTGCTGGAGTCCTAGACAAGAACATTTTTGGGGCTCACAGCTTCTGGGTGGCTTCTGTGCCCAGGCAGGGATGGCATTTCTTACTTCTTGTTCCTCATCTTTGTGCCCAAGTAGCTGAACCTGCTTGGCCAAGTCCTTTTCATGTCTTCCTGTATCCCAATTCCCTTAAGTTTCTGCAACTCCGTTCCTAGCTCCCTCTGTCACGGAGCCCTCTCTAATCCTTCCGGTCAAGTTGAGTACGTATAACATTTACCTGGTTTCTCAATTATTCATCGGTGATGATGTTTAGATATTTGCTGAGAGGGTATGGCCTTGGGTTAATGGAAAACTTGCTTTGTTCACACAGAACAAGGCAAAATGACACATGGCAGTGTGGTGTTATTACTGCCGCTACGAAAGGCAGCACAAGAATCTCTAAACAAGAGCACCCTAAAATAGTCCTGTGGAAACACTCTCACAGAGTGCTGCTGGGACTTCTGGCTGGGTGGTTAAAGAAGATTTGACTGTCAGTTAGGCATCTGGGctctgggcccagctctgccagcaaGTCACACGACCTTGGTGAAGCACTTCAGACTTCTGGGACATAGTTTCCTCACCTTTGAAATGAACAGATTGCATCGCATTGCTCCAAAGATCCTTCCCGTCAGCTGGGCTCATTCTCAGATTAAAGATTAAGGAGTTGTATTCAGTTACCTGTGTATGTGCCCTTTATCTCTGCTTGAACTATAGAGTCTCCAAGGACAGGTCTTATACTTATTTGCATCAGTCAGAGGTTCCTGGTAGTTACACTGTAGGTAATCTCATTTAATAAGGGATACATCTTCTTTGGTCTGTGAAATATGTGCTTGTCCTGGATCAGTGATTTCCCTCTAAGCTCCTGCTCCTATCTTCTCCCTGGTCATTCAAGCATTGCTTCCCTCctagattcattcatttacttcaCGTTCCCCTGTATATATATTCCCTAAAATGGCAAAGGTTCATGATCCAACAGTGCCACTAATTTTGTTCATCTTGAAACTGCTGGCTTGGAGTTGAAGAAATCGAGATATttggtctgaaaaaaaaaatagccaaaatatTGGAATAGAGTTGTCTGGGAAATTCCAACCTATGAAACTCAAGCATTTGTAGGAGAGAGTAGATGTGTCAGAATACAGATATCCACGTGTGCCAAGCTCAGATTTCGTGCTCGGGAATACTTTGCTATGATAGGGTGTCCTGCAGGGGACTGAGAGTGAAGAGAGGGAGACCAGCTAGACAATGGAGGAAGCTGTGCATGTCATGGTGGTGAGGGCCTGAACCAGGGAAGAGAAGCCATGGGGCCACAGCTGCACTGGGATGACTTCTTTATTAGAGAGAATCCTTGAGACATTGTGTCATTGTCAATACCTGCTCTGCTCCACAGACCTGCTGTATGCCAGAGGAGTTACTGCCTGCTGggtacatgggtgcagggcttgAGGCTGAGCCAGAGATGCACGTGTGGTAAAGTGTTAGCCTGGAGGGATAAACAGGGTACTAACAGGAACTGAGTTCCGCAGGCTAATCAACAGGTAATCTCCTTTCACCTCCATTCTTCTCCAACTGGCCCTCTGACTAGCCTCCAGGTTGCTGATGTGTATGGGCCCCACCAGTGGGTCCCCTTGTCCTTGGCTCCCGGATGTTTATCAGATgggttggggagagggagaacaGGTTATTTATCCCCTTACCTCCAAGGAGGCTAATCTTGGGTTAGCTGTGGCCCTCAACTGAGCGTCACTGCCCCTGCCCCTACAGTCTATTCTATAGGACTTCCTCCTTCTGGGCTCTGTTACTACTTCCTCTACTGTCTTAGGCCTGCCCCACAACATCCCTGCTCTCAAGACTCCCTACGCTTCCCCTGTACCCAATCAGGGCTTTGTAATGGGTTTCTCTACCCATtttgaggatctctctcttttcttattGGGATCCTCACTGGCACTGAGCCCCTGAGATTAGAATTTGGAATTCTTTGGATTTCCTCCCTATCATAGTCTGCATTCCTCCAGGAGTTCATGTCTTCATTATTTTAGTTCTATCTCTTCCCATCTCTACCATCCAGCACAGTTACTATTTGTGAAAACATATTGATTTTTCTTCAGTGACAGCCCTTCCTTTGACCCCAGGTGATTGTACTGGCTCTGGCCAGAATGCCCCTTTCTCAGACCATATCACTCCCAGGGCCACCCAGGGAGGTGCTGGCTCCCCCTTGGGCATCACACCTCGCTGCTGCTCAGCCTACTAGTCAAATGCTCCCACGGAAACTTTCCTGCCCAACACACTGACTGACATTCACAGTCTTCACACCAATGTCCGATGCACAGGGCTTCAGAAAAGACCCTACATTTCTCTCCACCCTAATATCCAGGACTGAAAcatgaagataaaaataatactGACTTTATAGGGCTGctgagagaagaaaacaaatgcaGTGTCCAGTAAAACGTGTTATCTTCCTCATGAAATACATCAATGGCTATAAAGGATAAGCAAGTTCTCTCCACTCATGCTCCACTCTGACTGGCTTCCAGGAGGTAAACACTGAGCAGTATAATAACTGATATTGCCTGAACACTCACTCCCTGCCAGAAACTGTTCTAAGAGCTTTACACATAATCTCATTTAATCTCAACAAGAACTGCAGaggtctgttgaaatctttacttagtatatattaagttgatcttctgtatataaagataattgaaatgaatcttaatgaagaatgggatgggagagggagtgggagatgggatggttgtgggtggaagggaggttatggggaaaaagccactgtaattcaaaagttgcactttggaaatttatatttattaaataaaaattgaaaaaataaaatatagaaaagaactGCAGAGGAAAGATctatttttcccccattttacaggtgaggaagaCTGAGAGCCTAAAAAGAGGAAAGATTTTACCCaaggtcaggagtcagagctgaaaTGTAGGAAGCTTGACCAAAGCTTTAATCCTATCAGTTCTATCAATGTCATTGCCAAGTCCTTTTGCTCTCCAGTCTCACTTGCTTACTTGACAACAGTGAATACTATTATATCAGATAGAAATTATTAAGTGACCAAAAATGAAATTTGTACCAAGCCATAATTCCACTCAAGTGTTGCACTCTGAAATCCAAACTTAATCAATTGTGCTTGATTGACTTCACTGATTTGGTGTCAGCTGGACACCAGAGTTTTCTAGACACTCACCTGAACTCAAGGCATGTTCCACTTCTCGCATTATCACAAAAGGAGTGGTGGTCTCAAACTCACACATCACCATGCCTGACTCAGTCTCTTGGGGTGTACCCTCCTGGGGCACTGGCTTGGCTGTGGGCTGCGGAGTGGgtacatggccagagctgtgctcctCTGTAGGGGACTCTGGTGTGGTTGGAGCTCCAGTGGGCTGGGTGGTGGTCATGGTGGAGCTGTGGTCCACAGTGACAGAGGCAGGAGGAACCTCAGGAGGTGAGGTTGATGGGGATGAAGGTGATGAGGCCGGAGTATGAGGGGAGCTGGCTGTGGAAGATTCAGCAGAGGACTGTGACTCCGTGGTCAGCACACTTGTTTGAGGAGTGCCCCAGCTGGGTCCCTCAGAGACAGGCATCGAGTGGTTTCCACTGCTTGCTGTAGAGAGCTTAGGAGGTGAGGAGTCTTGGGTTGTGCCTTCCCATTTTGAGGCTGTGCTGGTGAGCGCTTCTTCTCTGGGCTCAGAGGAAATGTTCTTGAGAAGTGTGGAGGTTGGGGCTGAGGCTGTAACTGGGAGGTCCGAGTTGCCATGAGGGCTGCTGGCTTGGGGGGCAGTGACCGCACTGCTGTTTTGTGGAGAGCCAGTCCAGATGGTGAGTGGTGGAGTCACTTTCAATGGAAGAGAAACCGGCAAGGGGGCCGATGTAGGAAAACTCTGAACCCTTAGTCCTGTGGAAGAGTCAGAACAAAAGAGGTTAATACACAAAAACCACAtagaatggggagagagagggaagggcatTGCCCTGCAGCCATTTCATAGGCATTCCTCATTTTGCATAGCACCCATTCCAGTCGTTAGGTGACTTAAATGTATTTTCCTTCCAGTCATTGCTCTGCCCTTGCTTTGTGATGCTCAGTAAGAGCAGTCAGTCACTTAGTGGGTGCATCAGCTCAACACCAGCTGATACATACATGGAATGCATGAATCTCGGCCCTGGCTTGCTTAACACAGTAGCCTTCGAGTGTGAGACCCTCTGGGCTCATTGACTTCTGAAAATTTGTCTGGACTGCTGAGGGGCCAGTCTCCCAACACTCCCAGGGATGCTGAGGGCCTGTATGAGCATGGGAGGCACTGATGGGAGAGCGAGGAACCTGTGCTTGGTGATGTGTGGGTGTGGTGTAGAGGATTGGCAGGAAGGATCTGGAAGGAATAAAACAGAGGCAAGATGTCAGGACAGAGGAAGGGAGCAAAGGCCACAAATGATGCTCTCAGGGACCCAGGATAAAATCTGCTCCCTTCATCTTTCTGAAACACAGTTTAGTCAGAAGCTGATGGAGAGTTGTGTTACAGAGTCTGTCCTGAGTTTAACATTTGGGTTTTTATCAaaaaattggttttattttatttaaaaggtgttATACGAAATGTCAATACTATAAGCTGCGGCgagttatttttctaataaactGGAAGGTGGACCTCCCAACTTAGGCCACATACAACTTAGGCCACATGCTGTTTTGGTGGTCTTTTAGCAGCTGTGAGCTCTCAACAGCTTCAGAATGAATATAAACCAAGAAATCTTTGAAGTATGGACAAAATAGCAACTGGGAcaaatattattgaaatattgGCTCTTCATATGTGACCTTTGGAGCTTACTGGCCCTACATTCTGGCAACTCCTATGACTGATGAAAGACTctgggggcaaaaaaaaaatgaaaatgtgaaactACTATTCATAGCATCATATAATAAATAGGCAGATGGAGGCAGAAGGAGCCTCAGTCTGCGGCTGAGTCAAAGAGTCTTTGGGAGTCTGAGACAAATGAAGAATTAGTGAAATACAAAGGAACCCAATCCATTAATTCATTCActtaagtatttattgagtagCTTCCATGCCCATGACTTTTCCCCAAGAGAGTTCACCATGTGGAAGGATGGAAAGGATATCTAGATCCCTATAATAAGAAGTGGTAAGTGCTTTGTTAAAATGATGCCACGTTGCAATAGGAACCCTGAGAGAAGATTAGTAAGTTCTGCATGGGGACCACACATTGTAAAAATACACAGGTGTCATTTTCAAATGACCTTTAGAAAAGTCACAGAAGAGATGACAGTTGTGTTGATTTAGAAAAGATAAGAGTGCACAAGATGCCACTTAAGATACCTGATTGTCATTTCTAGAGGAGCTGAAAGATGTACCAAGGAGATCATTACAGTGCTGAAAATGACatgttccaggaattggttttgctGCTGGGGACATGCATTTCcttgttaaatttttatgaatGTGTGTTTATAATTCCAACCTTCCCTGCTTCCAGAGAGGACTGGGGATGATCATTCATTCCCCATGGCTACCTACTGCATACTTATTTAAAGCACTTCACAGCCTAGTTGAGGCAATTTCTACTCCTAACAAATCAACAACGCATGAAATTGTGTGACACTGTTGGTTAGCTTCACTTGAACAAAGCCCATAAAGCCtctggttttctatttttttaagtttgatttatttatttgaaaggcagagagggagaagaaagacacagaaacagagatttaTCTGCTACCTCATTGTTCAAACTGGGTtggaccaggtagaagccagaagccaagaactcaatctgagtgtcccaagtaggtgacagggactcaaccacttgagctatcacctgttgcctgcaAGGGTGCATGTTAATACGAAGCTGCAATAAGGAACAGAGCTGGGCTTacaacctaggcactctgatatgagaagtgGACATCCCAATAAGTGTCTTAACCCCTATGTCAGATACTTCTCCTTCTTGATGGAATGTTCCTTCTTGCTCTGATTGCATAAGGATATTTATTCTTTGAGCATGAAGATAGCCAAGGCTAAGGTGCTATGAGTATTCTAGAGAATGCTTGTTCTCTTAGTGTGCTTGGGCTGTCATAACTGACCACATCAACATACACACAGTGCCGCAGCCTCAAAAAACCTGGTAGAACTTACTTTAACAGCTCCCATGTGACAGAGCAGCTGAACAAGTTAAAACAAAATGTAGTGTCTCCACATACTTTCCCATCTGCCTTTGATGAAAACAATGAGTGTTACTCTTCTATTCAGAAAATGGTAGAGTTAACACAATGGGGAAATTGAACTGATTCTTCTCTTAATTAGAGGTGAATAAGCATTGCTTGAAAATAGTGACACTGGCAGATAGTGACAGGCCCACATATGTGAAGTAGAGTGTGGCAAGAAAGGCAATGTCCTAGGCTTAGTTCAGATGTGAAGTCAAGGGTGTGATAGGCTTAGTTCAGATGTAAAGTCAAGGGTGTGATGATTGGCTTCATGGGAAATTGCTCCTTGCAAGTTTACAAGGAGCAGTCTTTCCTGACGTCTGGTCAGGCTCTAGCTTTCCTGTTGCAAGGATGACTGACAGATTGTTGCTTTGAAGAAAATAAGATTGTACAGAAAACTATTGGTTTCCATAGGTATTGTCCTTTATGGGGGAGATTAGTATCATGGTTTACATCTTGGATATGTGAAAGAGTTGGTGTTTGGTTTAATCCCTGGATTCTTGCTTTGCTAGAGGAGGGATCTGGGGGCTGATAGCTAAGACAAGTGGGTGAGTTCTCCCAGTGCTACAGGCATAGCTGGATAGAGGCTATGAGTCAGGAATCCAGGACAGAGAGTGCCCTGAGCTGTCACCCTCCCCAGGATTCCATGTGCAATGCCCAGGATCCCAGGAAGTCAGACTACCTACCTGAGTTGCTGGCCTGTTGTATTTCCTCCCTGGCCATGTCCTTCCTTGCCCCTGGCTTGTCAAGTAGCTGACAAAACATGGGTCAAAGCTTTGGCAAATTTGGTGAAACCTGATCAAAATGCAGTTGAGCCTTCTCTTTCTGGGCCCGCTCAGCTGGGAGTGTCGCCTGTGGTCTCCTGGCAGAGGCCCCACAGCTGCTGAAGTCTGCATGCTGAGTAATTGCTGACAGCTATGCCACACAGCTACCAATGGGACCTTTGAATGAGTGAACAGGCTGGGTCCTCCGTGCAGAGCCATGTCCTGAGAAATTTACATGTGTCATCTTAATCATGCCATAATCTCTACAGGGCAAGTGTTCTTATCATCTCCATTTCATAGATGCTAAAATGCTCAGAAAAGTTAAGCAATTCCCCTAAGATAACACAGTTAGTACGTGGCACAGTGAAAGCTTACACTTGAAGTTGTGTGGCTTTAGGCCCAACCTTTTAACCACTCTTTGATATCAAAGCGTCAGGGTGTTTCTGAGGCCCCATTTTGGATGGCAATCAATCACCAGTCTGCTTGAATCTCCTCTAATCAGTCCCTAGTGTTGGCAACCAGAGTGATCCTCAGAGTTCCCTGTCTGTGTGCACCTCCCTGTCTCCTTTGATCCTATCACAGGCTCCCTGGTGTCCTCAGGATAAACCCCAAGCTCTTGAGCACAGCACATCACACTTTTCATGGTCTCCCCTCTCCATTCCTCATGAGCTCTGTGGTTTTGTGAGTTGGAATCCTGGAGTTCCTGCAATATTCTACCTGTCTCCTTGCCTTCACACCTGCTATTCTTGCTACCCCGACTCCCCTCTTGCCATCTCAGTTTCAAGAAACCTGGAACCTCACCTCCTCTGTGGGCTCACAGCACCTGATTCAGATTCTAACTGTGATGCACATGATATTGAGCCACAGTTCCTCCCCATGCCCGTCTCCCATCAGTCTGGGAGCCTCGATACCAAGGACTGTGGCTTGTCCTTTTTGTCTTTGGACCTGGCACAGAGAAGGCACTtgataaatattcattgaataaaaacaTGGAGTTTTCTCTTCATTGGAAAACGCAAGTGCTCTGTGGCTTATATTCTGGGTCATCACAATGGAAAAGCAACCAGCAAACATGAAATTTTGGATGGACCTTGAAAGAGACTTCTGCTGTTTGTGGAGACTGCAAGGATTTCTCTCCCCTTATGAGTGTTATGGATCAGAGTCACCAACTGTTGAAATGCTGATTGTCTCTCAGTTGATCCAAGCACCCAAGCATAGGTAGTCTGAACAGTCCCACACTCAATCATTGAATGGACAGAACTtcaatgagagggagaggagagagagggagagagagagagaaactgacttAAAATGAGGTCTTAGTGTTCTTTTAGGTTGAATGAGGTCATGGGTTTGGTCCCATACACCTATTGATGTTCTCTACGTTGTCCTTGGTTGAGGCTTCTAATCAGAGTATGGTCCAACCATATGGTATTTGAAAACTATTGTATGTCTAGACAGCAAGTGTGTGCCCCAAATCCACAAAACTGTGTTTAAGAAGTGATTTGCTTGAAGGAGAAAAGCCATAGTTtcctaaatattttgtttatggaAATGAGATATAATTCAGTCTAAAAGAGGAAAGAGCTTCTGTTTTCCAGCTGCTGAATCGGAACCTGCAGACCTGGTATATGACTCAATTTCTCCATCCATAAAATCAGTACTAATGATATCACCAGGCTCCCTGTGGTGCTGTGAAtgataatgagaaaataacattGGTGAAGAATGTTATGCTTCCTGAGGAAATACAAATtataccattttctttctttttctcagaagcGACATGACATCTTTATGAGTCGgattcctcccccccccccccgccaaactCGTTCCTTTTAAGGTAGGGGGGACTGTTGTGGTTGGCCCCAGGAAGCCATGCTGAGCAAGGAAGCCAACAGATACCCGAAGTTTTGAGAGTGCCATGCTGGGGTTTTTCAGAGCagggcagtggagagagagaggcagtgtaGGGAGGGCAAGTCACTTCTCTGATCACTTTGTGGCTGACAGTGGCTATGGGTACATGCAGTCAGGGAGCAAGGCCTTGTTCAGTTACTAGATTTTTCCAAAGGACAATGCCAGGTTCCCTTCCATAGGCCCAGCCCCAACATGTGGGGGCCAGGGAAAGAATGTACAGAAAGACCCACACGGAGGATGTCCCATTGTGCAACTGGTACAAATTAGGATGCCTGGGGCCTGGCCTGTGACTCCGGGGCTATCTGCTGCAGTGCAGGTCAGAGCTGAGCCTGGGTCTCCTGACCCCAGGATGGAGACGGACCTGGGCACATTTCCCAGGCAGTGTTGGGGAGCAGTTGCTACTTCTCCATGCCTCACTTTTCTGGTAGGATTTTCACAAATTCCTaagcagagggcagggagggaatGCAGGTGACCCTTGGGGTGATTCATGGGTGACCAACTTAGCCAAGGCCACGTTGTGAGCCTCTTCTCAGCCCCATGGCACCTGGAGACAGGAACTGACAAAGCCCCTGACACTGCCTGGCTTTGATGCTGAACCTCTTCCTTCAGAGGATCTTTTTCTGCCTTAGAACTGCCCAGAGGGCTAAGGCACCACTGCCTTCAAATCCTACATGCACTTGCCACGTCTCTTCCTACTTTATGTCTCCAGCTGCCTCCAAGAACCTTCCATGTCTCCTTGTTGCACAGAGAGCTGGAGCTATTTAAGGGGTCAACTGCATGAAAGTCTGCCTCTGGGAGGACAATTCTCAGGGACAACCCAGGCAGGTGCACACTGACATTCCCACTGGTGAATTACAAAGCACTTCGACCAATTACAGGATAACATCCATGAAAGACAATCAGGTCTTGTATTCCTGTTGGCTTCCCCCACTGAAGTCCACCCCTGATCATCCAGCAACAGGAAGAGGGCAGGGATGGCTTCAGCACCCATGCATCTCCGCAGCTGGGAATCAACCCAGGGACCGTTTCCTCTGAGGGAGGAAAAGGCAGCAAGGGCTTTCCGAGAGAAGATGAGGATGATGTGTCCTTTTCTTTCCCTGCCACCATTGTCTTCTATGGGTTTCCACCCAACATGCCAGTCAGTGTTTCCTGGTGtctttctttacatttatttatttttaaaattgaaatatagCTTAAATGCAGTAAAATGCACACATCAGCTttacaagatattta from Oryctolagus cuniculus chromosome 8, mOryCun1.1, whole genome shotgun sequence includes:
- the PARM1 gene encoding prostate androgen-regulated mucin-like protein 1, with the protein product MVCKTLFALCIFTAGLRVQSFPTSAPLPVSLPLKVTPPLTIWTGSPQNSSAVTAPQASSPHGNSDLPVTASAPTSTLLKNISSEPREEALTSTASKWEGTTQDSSPPKLSTASSGNHSMPVSEGPSWGTPQTSVLTTESQSSAESSTASSPHTPASSPSSPSTSPPEVPPASVTVDHSSTMTTTQPTGAPTTPESPTEEHSSGHVPTPQPTAKPVPQEGTPQETESGMVMCEFETTTPFVIMREVEHALSSGSIAAITVTVIAVVLLVFGVAAYLKIRHSSYGRLLDDHDYGSWGNYNNPLYDDS